A genomic window from Pecten maximus chromosome 4, xPecMax1.1, whole genome shotgun sequence includes:
- the LOC117326349 gene encoding leucine-rich repeat-containing protein 40-like, whose protein sequence is MASRGRRGRPQLNPGFGKPDTKNGTTIHPTILKQARKSGQLNLSGRSFTAVPDAVWNLYTDVPEESKDVSLDNSEDRWWDSAELTKLILASNWLTSLSENLGNFGALTVLDLHDNRLECLPKALGGLKNLQKLDISRNKLYELPECVTEAVALRTLLIAHNQITRIDERIGNLNNLEDLEVSNNQLQSLPRRIGHLSRLSKLNASNNKIQRIPPEIGSMFGLRYFDLTHNQLGELPDEMGQLLYLEQLYVRHNHLADIPLLSQCSKLKELHLGNNRIQQITTDHLECLKSVTVLDLRDNQLAVLPDSITLLEGLERLDLTNNDLPGLPFTLGLIVSLKSIVLDGNPMKSIRRDIIMRGTMELKKYLQSRIDEPKPPPISSQGLESTEGQSGIVGGSGEGVSAHDMHTSKLLDYSGKQAIEVPLDVWAVAEKSGVMTVDISKNKFSELPDNLMLLQDTLKVLNLGFNRFSTLHPDISLFMNLVSLDLRNNSLSELPSDMESLENMRDIFLSCNRFTRIPPVLFELKKLEILFMDNCKVDTIDAAGVCSLPKIGTLDLQNNNVSQVPPELGNCTQLKSLQIAGNPFRNPRPAVLAKGTLALLEYLRNKIV, encoded by the exons ATGGCATCAAGGGGACGACGCGGAAGGCCACAGTTGAACCCGGGATTTGGAAAACCCGACACGAAAAACGGAACTACTATCCACCCTACAATCCTTAAACAAGCAAGGAAAAGTGGACAGTTGAATCTGTCCGGTCGGAGCTTTACTGCAG TCCCTGATGCGGTATGGAACCTCTACACAGATGTACCAGAGGAAAGTAAAGATGTGTCTCTAGACAATTCAGAGGACAGATGGTGGGACTCGGCTGAGTTGACAAAACTAATTCTAGCTTCTAATTGGCTCACTTCACTTTCTGAAAACCTGGGTAACTTTGGAGCTCTGACTGTTCTAGAT TTGCATGATAATCGATTAGAGTGCCTCCCAAAGGCACTTGGAGGTTTGAAAAATCTTCAGAAGCTAGATATAAG CCGAAACAAGCTGTACGAATTGCCGGAATGTGTCACGGAGGCGGTGGCTTTGAGAACTCTTCTCATCGCTCACAATCAGATAACAAGGATAGACGAACGAATCGGGAACCTCAACAACCTAGAAGATCTG GAAGTGTCAAACAACCAGTTACAGTCCCTACCTCGGAGGATAGGCCATTTGTCCCGACTCAGCAAGCTTAATGCGTCTAATAACAAAATACAGAGGATTCCACCAGAAATTGGTTCAATGTTTG GACTGCGGTACTTTGACCTGACACACAATCAGCTGGGGGAGCTACCAGATGAAATGGGACAGCTACTTTACCTAGAACAGCTGTATGTACGACACAACCACCTGGCTGACATACCCTTACTCAGTCAGTGCAGTAAGCTGAAG GAACTACATCTGGGGAACAACCGTATCCAACAGATTACAACGGACCACCTGGAGTGTCTCAAGTCTGTTACAGTGTTGGATCTCCGTGACAACCAACTGGCTGTCCTTCCGGACTCCATCACCCTTCTAGAGGGACTGGAGAGGCTCGATCTGACCAATAACGACCTTCCTGG GCTTCCTTTTACCTTGGGATTAATTGTTTCATTGAAATCCATTGTCCTGGATGGAAACCCGATGAAGTCAATCAGACGAGATATCATTATG AGAGGAACAATGGAGCTGAAGAAGTATCTACAGAGTCGTATAGACGAACCTAAACCACCGCCAATCAGCTCCCAGGGGCTGGAGTCGACGGAGGGACAGTCAGGAATTGTTGGGGGTTCAGGTGAAGGGGTCAGTGCCCACGACATGCACACCTCCAAATTACTGGATTACAG TGGCAAGCAGGCTATAGAAGTGCCACTAGATGTCTGGGCTGTAGCCGAGAAATCCGGAGTCATGACAGTCGACATTAGTAAAAACAAGTTCTCTGAGTTACCGGACAA TCTCATGCTGCTACAGGACACCCTGAAAGTGCTCAATCTGGGTTTCAATCGCTTTAGCACACTCCACCCAGACATCAGCCTTTTCATGAACCTAGTTTCTCTGGATCTCCG GAACAACTCTTTGTCAGAGCTGCCTTCCGATATGGAATCCCTGGAGAACATGAGAGATATTTTCCTGTCCTGTAACAG GTTTACTCGAATTCCTCCAGTGTTATTTGAGCTGAAGAAACTCGAGATATTGTTCATGGACAACTGTAAGGTGGACACAATAGATGCGGCTGGTGTGTGCTCATTACCCAAGATAGGAACTCTGGACCTACAGAACAATAATGTATCACAAGTTCCTCCCGAACTTGGAAATTGTACTCAGCTCAA GAGTTTGCAAATTGCCGGGAATCCTTTCAGAAACCCACGACCAGCGGTACTGGCTAAGGGAACATTAGCACTGTTGGAATACCTTCGTAATAAAATAGTTTAA
- the LOC117324825 gene encoding uncharacterized protein LOC117324825 produces the protein MVPLILAVIVSMATAAPAADGQDGCVFDGSVYQKGEVIVEKGCLAEMTCLGKNVYGDLHMLSGVCPTEKRAVDGQSGCLFDGHVYAPGQDIIIQKCLAKIPCLGRNNLGVQVSLYGDCSSLDQQKRSVDGQSGCLFDGSVYGPGQVITEPGVHLQCLGHNLYSSTL, from the exons ATGGTTCCACTTATCCTCGCCGTCATAGTTTCCATGGCAACAGCAGCCCCGGCTGCAGATGGTCAAG ATGGTTGTGTATTTGATGGCAGCGTCTACCAGAAGGGTGAAGTGATTGTAGAAAAGGGATGTCTAGCCGAAATGACCTGTTTGGGTAAAAACGTGTACGGTGACCTACACATGCTGAG CGGTGTCTGCCCCACCGAGAAGAGAGCCGTAGACGGACAAA GTGGATGCCTCTTTGATGGACATGTGTATGCACCTGGTCAAGACATTATCATCCAGAAATGTTTGGCGAAAATCCCGTGTCTCGGTAGAAATAACCTCGGAGTACAGGTTTCATTGTA CGGTGACTGCAGCAGTCTAGACCAGCAAAAGCGATCGGTTGATGGCCAGA GTGGCTGTCTGTTTGACGGAAGCGTTTACGGACCAGGACAAGTTATCACGGAGCCGGGCGTCCATCTTCAGTGCCTAGGACACAATCTTTACTCatctacattataa